The Shewanella sp. MTB7 genome includes a window with the following:
- the ispE gene encoding 4-(cytidine 5'-diphospho)-2-C-methyl-D-erythritol kinase produces MSNHISLGWPAPAKLNLFLHVNHRREDGYHELQTLFQFIEHGDVLDFKVTENSALKLHSNISDVVANNDNLILRAAKSLQKRSETTKGAEIWLNKRLPMGGGIGGGSSDAATCLVALNALWKTNLSRIELAEIGLTLGADVPVFIHGLSAFAEGVGEQFIPVSPKEYWYLVLVPDVHVSTAEIFQDPDLTRNTPKLDLNSLMSSQWQNDCQELVVKRYPQVAKTLGWLIEYAPSRMTGTGACIFGEFELQQQALDVLAKLPDDMTGFVAKGTNISPLELRLAQL; encoded by the coding sequence ATGAGTAATCACATATCTCTCGGCTGGCCAGCTCCCGCCAAATTGAACCTTTTTTTACACGTCAATCACAGGCGTGAAGATGGCTACCATGAACTACAAACCCTGTTTCAGTTTATTGAACATGGTGATGTGTTAGATTTTAAAGTTACAGAGAATTCAGCACTTAAATTGCATTCAAATATCAGCGATGTTGTTGCTAATAACGATAACTTAATTCTTCGTGCCGCAAAATCATTACAGAAAAGGTCTGAAACAACCAAGGGAGCTGAGATTTGGCTCAATAAACGTCTGCCAATGGGGGGAGGGATTGGTGGAGGTTCATCGGACGCTGCCACCTGTTTAGTGGCATTAAATGCACTTTGGAAAACGAATTTAAGTCGAATTGAATTAGCTGAAATTGGTTTAACACTTGGTGCCGATGTACCTGTTTTCATTCATGGTTTATCCGCTTTCGCCGAAGGGGTCGGAGAACAGTTTATTCCCGTGTCACCAAAAGAGTATTGGTACCTGGTTTTAGTGCCGGATGTGCATGTATCAACCGCCGAAATATTCCAAGACCCCGATCTTACTCGCAATACGCCAAAACTAGACCTTAATTCACTAATGAGCAGTCAATGGCAAAATGATTGCCAAGAACTTGTCGTAAAAAGGTACCCTCAAGTTGCCAAAACCTTGGGCTGGCTGATAGAATATGCGCCGTCTAGAATGACAGGAACCGGCGCTTGTATTTTCGGGGAATTCGAGCTGCAGCAGCAAGCACTGGACGTTTTGGCAAAACTGCCGGACGACATGACAGGTTTTGTTGCTAAAGGGACAAATATATCTCCTTTAGAGTTACGTTTAGCGCAACTTTAA
- the lolB gene encoding lipoprotein insertase outer membrane protein LolB, which yields MNNLSYFTKTKLLWVILSLSLLSACATKTPDNLIPIQVNHVSQTQAWEMQGKLAVKTPNNKFSTNLYWLHTPDSNELKLTTMLGTTVLSLTTQHGIARLEVDGKIYEHHDAQELLTEITGWSIPVDSLPLWITGQTDIDDNIISQDQQLRPQVLLSSSDTPWRVEFKSWQQQSGAQLPRLLQLTKDQLRLKIQISQWQALAATTTQQSNINDKTINE from the coding sequence ATGAATAATTTGAGCTACTTCACAAAAACCAAGCTTCTCTGGGTAATATTAAGCCTCTCTTTACTATCAGCTTGTGCCACCAAGACACCCGATAACCTCATCCCGATTCAAGTTAATCATGTATCACAGACACAAGCCTGGGAGATGCAAGGTAAACTTGCAGTGAAAACACCTAACAATAAATTCAGTACTAATCTCTATTGGTTACATACCCCAGATAGCAATGAGCTCAAATTAACCACCATGCTGGGCACCACCGTTCTTTCTCTGACGACTCAACATGGTATTGCAAGATTAGAGGTCGACGGTAAGATTTATGAGCATCACGATGCTCAAGAGCTATTGACTGAGATCACTGGCTGGTCAATTCCTGTCGACTCTTTGCCCCTATGGATAACAGGCCAAACTGATATTGATGACAACATCATCAGTCAAGATCAGCAGTTAAGGCCCCAAGTGTTACTATCATCAAGCGACACGCCTTGGCGAGTCGAGTTTAAAAGTTGGCAACAACAAAGCGGTGCCCAATTACCAAGATTACTGCAACTAACAAAAGACCAGCTTAGACTTAAAATACAGATAAGCCAATGGCAGGCACTTGCTGCAACGACCACTCAACAATCTAATATAAACGATAAAACCATCAATGAGTAA
- the prfA gene encoding peptide chain release factor 1 produces MKDSVIRKLEGLLERNEEVLALLSDPSVISDQDRFRALSKEYSQLEDVVKTFTNFQRAMEDLEAAKEMLNEDDAELKEMAQDEIKVAKSVLETLEDELQILLLPKDPNDNKNAFIEIRAGAGGDEAAIFAGDLFRMYSRFCEKNRWQIEVMNANEGEHGGFKEVIVKVSGEGVYGRLKFESGGHRVQRVPETESQGRVHTSACTVVIMPEVPESEAIEINKGDLKVDTFRASGAGGQHVNKTDSAIRLTHIPTGIIVECQDQRSQHKNRAQAMSVLAARIQAVEDEKRRSAEESTRRNLVGSGDRSERIRTYNFPQGRLSEHRINLTLYRLNEVMEGELNMLIDPLILENQADMLAALAED; encoded by the coding sequence ATGAAGGACAGTGTGATCCGCAAGCTTGAAGGCTTGCTTGAACGTAATGAAGAAGTGTTGGCTTTGCTTAGCGACCCGAGTGTGATCTCAGATCAGGACCGTTTCCGTGCGCTTTCTAAAGAATATTCTCAGCTTGAAGATGTGGTGAAGACTTTCACCAATTTTCAACGAGCGATGGAAGATCTTGAAGCTGCAAAAGAGATGCTTAATGAAGATGATGCTGAGCTTAAAGAGATGGCTCAGGATGAGATTAAAGTCGCTAAATCTGTACTAGAAACGCTAGAAGATGAGTTGCAAATCTTACTGCTTCCTAAAGACCCTAACGACAACAAAAATGCGTTCATTGAGATCCGTGCAGGTGCGGGTGGTGACGAAGCTGCGATTTTTGCGGGTGATCTCTTCCGTATGTATAGTCGTTTTTGTGAAAAAAATCGCTGGCAAATAGAAGTCATGAACGCTAACGAAGGCGAGCATGGTGGCTTTAAAGAAGTTATCGTTAAAGTGTCAGGTGAAGGCGTTTACGGCAGGCTTAAGTTTGAATCCGGTGGACATCGAGTCCAACGTGTACCAGAGACCGAGTCTCAAGGCCGCGTGCACACCTCTGCATGTACTGTTGTTATTATGCCAGAAGTTCCTGAATCAGAAGCCATTGAAATTAATAAGGGTGATCTGAAAGTCGATACCTTCAGAGCATCAGGTGCGGGTGGGCAACATGTCAACAAAACAGATTCTGCTATCCGTCTTACTCATATCCCGACTGGTATAATCGTCGAGTGCCAAGACCAACGCTCGCAGCATAAAAACCGGGCGCAAGCCATGAGTGTGTTAGCTGCTCGAATTCAAGCGGTAGAAGATGAGAAGCGTCGTAGTGCAGAAGAAAGTACTCGTCGTAATCTTGTAGGCAGTGGAGATCGCTCAGAGCGTATTCGTACTTACAACTTCCCTCAAGGTCGTTTGAGTGAACACAGAATCAACCTGACTCTGTATCGCTTAAACGAAGTTATGGAAGGTGAGTTAAACATGCTTATCGATCCCTTAATATTAGAAAATCAAGCTGATATGTTAGCGGCGTTAGCGGAAGATTAA
- the hemA gene encoding glutamyl-tRNA reductase, whose translation MSLVAIGINHKTATVDLREKVAFSPDRIHDAMKSLAKCTKTGEAVIISTCNRTELYTNTGDEAEIIRWFEEYHQLSHEEVEPCLYKFKGQGVVKHLMRVSSGLDSLILGEPQILGQVKQSFVKAREAGSVAITMDRLFQNTFSVAKRVRTETEIGAAAVSVAFAAVSMAKHIFSSIKSTKVLLIGAGETIELVARHLKDNGVASMVVANRTLSRAQGMCEEFGATAITLEQIPDYLAQADIVISSTASPLPILGKGMVEKALKQRRHQPMLLVDIAVPRDIEAEVAELDDAFLYTVDDLQGIIEQNMASRREAAEQAEIIAEEESHLFMEWVRSLETVDSIREYRTQSMAIKDELVERAINKLAQGGDSEQLLLELANKLTNKLIHAPTQALTAASRQGDLNSIGQLRSALGLDKN comes from the coding sequence ATGAGCCTTGTAGCAATCGGTATAAACCATAAAACAGCCACGGTCGACCTACGTGAGAAGGTAGCCTTTTCGCCAGATAGAATTCATGATGCTATGAAGAGTTTGGCAAAATGCACCAAGACTGGTGAGGCCGTGATCATATCAACCTGTAATCGAACAGAACTTTACACCAATACTGGTGACGAAGCTGAGATTATTCGTTGGTTCGAAGAGTATCACCAACTTTCCCATGAAGAGGTAGAGCCTTGCTTATATAAATTTAAGGGCCAAGGAGTCGTTAAGCACTTAATGCGTGTGTCTTCTGGTTTGGACTCCTTGATTCTAGGTGAGCCACAAATCTTAGGACAAGTGAAACAGTCCTTTGTTAAAGCAAGAGAGGCGGGCTCCGTTGCTATCACTATGGACCGCTTGTTCCAAAATACGTTTTCTGTCGCCAAAAGAGTGCGCACGGAAACGGAAATTGGTGCCGCGGCTGTGTCTGTTGCGTTTGCAGCAGTGAGTATGGCTAAACATATCTTTTCCTCAATTAAATCGACTAAAGTTTTGTTGATTGGTGCTGGTGAAACGATAGAGCTGGTCGCCAGACACCTAAAAGATAACGGTGTTGCGTCCATGGTCGTTGCAAACCGGACACTTTCACGGGCCCAAGGCATGTGTGAAGAGTTTGGCGCAACAGCTATTACACTCGAACAGATACCAGATTATCTCGCTCAGGCCGATATCGTGATATCATCCACCGCGAGTCCTTTACCTATATTAGGCAAAGGCATGGTAGAAAAAGCGCTAAAGCAGCGTCGTCATCAACCTATGTTGTTGGTAGATATAGCAGTTCCTCGAGATATTGAAGCCGAGGTTGCAGAGCTAGACGATGCCTTCCTCTATACAGTGGATGATCTGCAAGGCATTATTGAACAGAATATGGCCTCCCGAAGGGAAGCTGCCGAGCAAGCTGAAATAATTGCTGAAGAAGAGTCACATCTTTTCATGGAGTGGGTCAGATCGTTAGAAACGGTCGACAGTATTCGTGAATACCGTACCCAAAGTATGGCGATAAAAGATGAACTAGTTGAGCGTGCGATCAATAAGTTAGCCCAGGGCGGAGATAGTGAACAACTATTACTCGAGCTGGCGAATAAGCTAACCAATAAATTGATCCATGCACCAACTCAAGCCTTAACAGCAGCGAGCCGCCAAGGTGATTTGAATAGCATTGGCCAGCTTAGAAGTGCGCTCGGACTAGATAAAAACTAA